One genomic window of Aliiroseovarius sp. M344 includes the following:
- a CDS encoding RluA family pseudouridine synthase: MSDEYAPPNDPLVIVHQDHELLLVDKPAGLLSVPGKGEHLADCLLSRVQAVFPDALLVHRLDRDTSGIMVFAMTPHAQRHLGLQFEKRQMKKAYVARVWGRVAEREGTVDLPLIVDWPNRPKQHVDFENGKPAVTDWKVLKYEEKTTRMRLFPQTGRSHQLRVHMKEIGHPILGDPFYAEGDARDAPRLMLHAESLRLRHPDGGKGLTFKAKCPF; this comes from the coding sequence ATGTCAGATGAATACGCGCCCCCCAACGATCCGCTGGTGATCGTCCATCAGGACCACGAACTTTTGCTGGTTGATAAACCTGCGGGCCTACTGTCGGTTCCGGGCAAAGGCGAACATCTGGCAGATTGTCTGTTGTCGCGCGTACAGGCCGTGTTTCCCGATGCGCTGCTTGTTCACCGGCTAGACCGGGATACGTCTGGCATCATGGTGTTTGCAATGACACCCCATGCGCAGCGCCATCTTGGGCTTCAGTTTGAAAAACGACAGATGAAGAAGGCCTATGTGGCACGGGTGTGGGGACGTGTGGCCGAGCGGGAAGGCACGGTTGACTTGCCACTGATTGTTGACTGGCCAAACCGCCCCAAGCAGCACGTTGATTTTGAGAATGGAAAACCGGCCGTTACCGACTGGAAAGTACTGAAGTATGAGGAAAAGACCACACGAATGCGCTTGTTCCCGCAGACCGGGCGCAGCCACCAACTACGGGTCCACATGAAGGAAATCGGCCACCCGATTTTGGGGGACCCCTTTTATGCAGAAGGTGACGCCCGCGACGCCCCACGGCTGATGCTACACGCCGAAAGCTTGCGGCTGCGTCATCCGGATGGTGGAAAAGGGCTGACGTTCAAGGCGAAGTGTCCGTTCTGA
- a CDS encoding beta-ketoacyl-ACP synthase III: MIQPVISGTGVFTPEPTITNAELVVAFNAYADKENAKNADAIAAGELQPVGHSSEEFIVSASGIHQRYVMDKTGVLDPTIMHPTLRERTDDELGIMAEMGVDACLKALVKAGRDASEVDLVICAASNHERAYPAVAIEIQQALGAGGFAFDMNVACSSATFGIQAAADMIRSGSVKRALVVNPEICSAHLEWRDRDCHFIFGDVATATLLERKEDAKGDHFEILSTKCLTQFSNNIRNNNGFLRRTREAADTLPDRRDMQFMQNGRKVFKEVLPIVSQHILEHIAEIGITPDDLKRLWLHQANKTMNDFIGKKVLGRIPAEGEQPNILQDYANTSSAGSIIAFSKHSDDLQPDDTGVICSFGAGYSVGSVVVRRA; the protein is encoded by the coding sequence ATGATCCAGCCAGTAATCTCTGGGACCGGGGTGTTTACCCCCGAACCCACCATCACCAATGCCGAACTTGTCGTGGCCTTTAACGCCTATGCCGACAAAGAGAATGCTAAGAACGCAGACGCGATTGCGGCTGGCGAGTTGCAGCCTGTCGGCCATTCGAGTGAAGAGTTTATCGTGTCCGCCTCGGGTATCCACCAGCGGTATGTGATGGATAAAACCGGGGTGCTGGACCCGACTATCATGCACCCGACGTTGCGCGAACGCACCGATGACGAGTTGGGCATTATGGCCGAAATGGGGGTGGACGCCTGCCTGAAAGCGCTGGTCAAGGCTGGGCGCGATGCCAGCGAAGTTGACCTTGTTATCTGCGCGGCCTCAAACCATGAACGGGCCTATCCGGCAGTTGCGATTGAAATCCAGCAGGCGCTGGGCGCGGGCGGCTTTGCGTTCGACATGAACGTGGCCTGTTCCTCGGCGACGTTCGGCATTCAGGCGGCGGCAGACATGATCCGGTCTGGGTCGGTCAAGCGCGCGCTGGTGGTGAACCCCGAGATTTGTTCGGCCCATCTGGAATGGCGCGACCGCGACTGCCATTTCATTTTTGGCGACGTGGCGACAGCCACTCTGCTGGAACGCAAAGAGGACGCGAAGGGCGATCATTTTGAGATCCTGTCGACCAAGTGCTTGACCCAGTTTTCCAACAATATCCGCAACAACAACGGCTTCCTGCGCCGCACCCGTGAAGCAGCGGATACTCTGCCGGATCGCCGCGATATGCAGTTCATGCAAAACGGGCGCAAAGTCTTCAAAGAAGTGCTGCCGATTGTATCCCAGCACATCCTTGAGCACATCGCCGAGATTGGCATCACACCTGACGATCTGAAGCGGCTTTGGCTGCACCAGGCGAACAAAACCATGAATGATTTTATCGGGAAGAAGGTCCTAGGTCGCATCCCGGCAGAGGGCGAGCAGCCCAATATCCTGCAGGATTATGCCAACACCTCATCTGCGGGATCAATCATTGCATTCTCTAAGCACTCTGATGACCTGCAACCTGACGACACCGGTGTTATTTGTTCGTTCGGCGCGGGGTATTCAGTCGGGTCGGTGGTGGTGCGGCGCGCATAA
- a CDS encoding DUF3833 domain-containing protein, whose amino-acid sequence MNLKLSALACAFLIGCSGAPDLDDAKLSSRNLNLEEFFEGKTVARGQFQDLFGNVQRRFDVNIQGSWDGQTLTLVEDFVYADGSTEQRIWTLDKTGEDTWSGTAPGVIGKANGTESGDTFNWKYRIDLPGRDGKTMRVDFDDWMWLLSDDRLLNRAYVKKYGVTIGEAIIVFEKG is encoded by the coding sequence ATGAACCTGAAACTATCAGCACTTGCCTGCGCTTTTTTGATCGGCTGCAGTGGAGCGCCCGATCTGGATGATGCCAAACTGAGTTCGCGCAACCTCAATCTTGAAGAGTTTTTCGAAGGTAAAACTGTTGCGCGCGGCCAGTTTCAAGACTTGTTTGGGAATGTGCAGCGCCGCTTCGACGTCAATATTCAAGGCAGTTGGGATGGCCAAACCCTGACGCTGGTCGAAGACTTCGTCTATGCCGATGGCAGCACGGAACAGCGGATCTGGACCCTAGACAAAACCGGCGAAGATACGTGGTCTGGGACAGCCCCTGGCGTCATTGGCAAGGCCAATGGAACCGAGAGCGGCGATACCTTCAACTGGAAGTACCGGATCGACCTTCCCGGTCGAGACGGGAAAACCATGCGCGTGGATTTTGACGACTGGATGTGGCTTCTGTCCGACGACCGCCTTTTGAATCGCGCCTATGTGAAGAAATACGGTGTGACGATCGGCGAGGCGATTATTGTGTTCGAAAAGGGCTGA
- a CDS encoding aldehyde dehydrogenase family protein — MIEKRDFYINGQWVAPAAPKDLNVIDPSTEEVCAVISLGDQADTDAAVAAAKAAFADWGFSKKEDRLALIEKLLKVYQTRSDDLAEAMSIEMGAPIDLARTSQAGSGTWHIQNFITAFKDFEFDKMLGAHAPNDRLLYEPIGVCALITPWNWPMNQVSLKVVAAMAAGCTMVLKPSEIAPLSSIVWSEIVDEAGFPAGVYNMVNGDGVGVGTQLSTHPDVDMVSFTGSTRAGIAISKAAADTLKRVSLELGGKGANIVFDDADEKAVKRGVMHMMQNTGQSCNAPSRMLVQRGVYDQAVEAAREAAEKVQVGPASKEGRHIGPVVSELQWNKIQDLIQVGINEGARLIAGGTGRPEGLNKGYFVKPTIFADVNNQMTIAREEIFGPVMAMIPFDTEEEAVEIANDTVYGLTNYVQTQDGARANRVARKMRSGMVEMNGTSRAAGSPFGGYKQSGNGREGGILGIEDFLEVKAVSGWSND, encoded by the coding sequence ATGATTGAGAAGCGCGATTTCTATATCAACGGCCAGTGGGTGGCCCCTGCGGCACCCAAGGACCTGAATGTCATCGACCCGTCGACCGAAGAGGTCTGCGCGGTCATTTCGCTGGGCGATCAGGCTGATACTGATGCTGCCGTCGCCGCCGCCAAGGCCGCTTTTGCCGACTGGGGCTTTTCGAAGAAAGAGGACCGGCTGGCTCTGATCGAAAAGCTCTTGAAAGTGTATCAGACACGCTCGGATGATCTGGCCGAAGCGATGAGCATCGAGATGGGTGCCCCCATTGATCTGGCCCGCACGTCACAGGCGGGATCGGGCACATGGCACATCCAGAACTTCATCACCGCGTTCAAAGATTTCGAATTTGACAAGATGCTGGGTGCACATGCCCCGAACGATCGCCTGCTTTATGAACCCATCGGGGTTTGCGCGCTGATTACGCCTTGGAACTGGCCGATGAATCAGGTGTCCCTGAAGGTCGTGGCAGCAATGGCGGCAGGTTGCACGATGGTTCTGAAACCGTCCGAAATCGCGCCGTTGTCGTCGATTGTCTGGAGCGAGATCGTCGACGAGGCTGGCTTCCCCGCCGGCGTCTACAACATGGTGAACGGCGACGGTGTGGGTGTTGGCACGCAACTGTCCACCCACCCTGACGTGGATATGGTCAGCTTCACGGGTTCGACCCGCGCTGGCATCGCGATTTCCAAAGCAGCTGCCGACACCCTGAAACGCGTGAGCCTTGAGCTGGGCGGCAAGGGTGCCAACATTGTCTTTGACGATGCGGATGAGAAGGCCGTGAAGCGGGGTGTGATGCACATGATGCAAAACACCGGGCAAAGCTGTAACGCACCGTCGCGCATGCTGGTACAGCGCGGGGTTTATGACCAAGCCGTCGAAGCCGCGCGCGAGGCTGCCGAGAAGGTTCAGGTTGGCCCGGCCAGCAAAGAAGGCCGCCACATCGGCCCGGTGGTCAGCGAGCTTCAGTGGAACAAGATTCAAGACTTGATTCAGGTCGGCATCAACGAAGGTGCGCGCCTGATCGCCGGGGGAACCGGGCGGCCTGAGGGTCTGAACAAAGGCTATTTCGTCAAACCGACCATCTTTGCGGACGTCAACAACCAGATGACCATCGCACGCGAGGAGATTTTTGGCCCGGTAATGGCGATGATTCCGTTCGACACCGAAGAAGAAGCCGTCGAGATCGCCAATGACACGGTCTATGGGTTGACCAACTATGTGCAGACCCAAGACGGCGCACGCGCCAACCGCGTCGCCCGTAAAATGCGGTCTGGCATGGTCGAGATGAACGGCACATCCCGCGCCGCAGGCTCGCCCTTCGGTGGCTATAAGCAGTCCGGCAACGGGCGCGAAGGCGGCATTCTAGGGATCGAGGATTTCCTTGAGGTCAAAGCCGTATCGGGCTGGTCGAACGACTAA
- a CDS encoding peroxiredoxin, giving the protein MGLRINDIVPNFTAETDQGEITFHDWIGDSWAILFSHPKDYTPVCTTEFGAVAQLSDEWAKRGTKVIGLSVDSAKEHVSWKKDIEGFSGAKAGFPIIADENLAVSKAFDMLPAEAYLPDGRTAADSASVRSVFIISPDKKVQLIMTYPMSVGRNFAEVLRALDGLQATYGTPIATPANWVKGQDVIVALSLSDDEARAKFGDVDIKLPYLRTTADPS; this is encoded by the coding sequence ATGGGACTTCGCATCAACGACATTGTACCGAATTTTACAGCCGAGACAGATCAAGGAGAGATCACCTTCCACGATTGGATTGGGGATAGCTGGGCGATCCTGTTTTCGCACCCGAAAGACTACACACCTGTTTGCACCACAGAATTCGGCGCGGTTGCGCAGTTGTCAGACGAATGGGCCAAACGCGGCACCAAAGTCATCGGCCTGTCCGTAGACAGCGCCAAAGAACATGTCAGCTGGAAAAAAGACATCGAAGGGTTTTCGGGTGCCAAGGCGGGCTTCCCGATCATCGCTGACGAGAACCTCGCCGTTTCGAAAGCTTTCGACATGTTGCCGGCAGAAGCATATCTGCCTGACGGACGCACCGCGGCTGATTCTGCATCGGTGCGGTCTGTCTTTATCATTTCGCCGGATAAGAAAGTTCAGCTGATCATGACATACCCGATGTCTGTTGGCCGTAACTTCGCAGAAGTTCTGCGTGCTCTTGATGGTCTGCAAGCCACATACGGCACACCGATTGCCACACCGGCGAACTGGGTGAAAGGACAGGATGTGATCGTGGCTCTGTCCCTGTCGGATGACGAGGCGCGCGCCAAATTTGGCGATGTTGACATCAAGCTGCCTTACCTGCGTACAACAGCTGATCCCAGCTAA
- a CDS encoding DUF2783 domain-containing protein — MTDLILTPNINRADDFYAELLAAHEGLSKDDSDALNARLILVLANHVGDRDVLSQAVEAAKQNG, encoded by the coding sequence ATGACCGACCTTATCCTAACGCCAAATATCAATCGCGCCGATGATTTCTATGCCGAGCTTCTGGCGGCGCATGAGGGGTTGTCAAAGGATGACAGCGACGCGCTTAATGCACGGCTGATCCTTGTGCTGGCGAACCATGTCGGCGACCGTGATGTCTTGTCGCAAGCGGTCGAGGCTGCAAAGCAGAATGGCTAA
- a CDS encoding FAD-dependent oxidoreductase gives MNKIFEVPLYPYERSPDQDATTPVRHPVVIIGAGPIGLGMGIDLAQQGVKVVIVDDNDKVSFGSRAICFAKRPLEILDRLGCGQPMVDKGVEWDVGKVFFDDREVYKFDLLPEEGHQRPAFINLQQYYFEEYLVNRVRELEAEGAPIEIRGGNKVTAIGTHPDHATLEIDTPEGPYNVEADWLVACDGAGSPTRQMLGLDFVGRVFEDNFLIADVIMEADFPSERWFWFDPPFNRGQSALLHKQPDGVWRIDLQLGWDIDKEEEKKPENVIPRLKAMLGEDVEFDLEWVSIYTFQCRRMEKFRHGRVLFAGDAAHQVSPFGARGANSGLQDTDNLGWKLKLVIDGKADETLLDSYDIERIHGADENILNSSRSTDFITPKSDTSRLLRDAVLDLAEQYEFARPLVNSGRLSVPCTYDGSPLNSADALDGPIKTRPGSSCPDAPLGDEFLLPKLGDQFVLLTIDADAPDFIEEGGVKATRLALSVKDDRTGALKERYLGNAESAVYLIRPDQHVAARRPSFDENQFRAAIRRATGKE, from the coding sequence ATGAACAAGATTTTCGAAGTCCCGCTTTACCCCTATGAGCGCAGCCCTGACCAAGACGCAACAACGCCTGTGCGTCATCCAGTTGTCATTATCGGTGCGGGTCCGATTGGTCTGGGCATGGGGATCGACCTAGCACAACAGGGTGTAAAAGTCGTGATCGTTGACGACAACGACAAGGTCAGCTTCGGCTCTCGTGCGATCTGCTTTGCCAAACGCCCGCTTGAAATTCTTGACCGCCTTGGTTGCGGCCAACCGATGGTGGACAAGGGCGTCGAATGGGATGTGGGCAAGGTCTTCTTTGACGACCGCGAGGTCTATAAGTTCGACCTGCTGCCTGAAGAAGGCCACCAACGCCCCGCCTTCATCAACCTTCAGCAATACTATTTTGAAGAATACCTGGTGAACCGGGTGCGCGAACTGGAAGCGGAAGGCGCACCGATCGAAATTCGGGGCGGCAATAAAGTCACTGCGATCGGCACCCACCCCGATCATGCAACGCTGGAGATCGACACGCCCGAAGGGCCCTATAACGTCGAGGCTGATTGGCTGGTTGCCTGCGATGGCGCAGGCTCGCCTACACGGCAGATGCTTGGGCTCGACTTTGTCGGGCGCGTGTTCGAAGACAACTTCTTGATCGCCGATGTGATCATGGAAGCAGATTTTCCATCGGAACGTTGGTTTTGGTTCGACCCGCCTTTCAACCGTGGCCAGTCAGCTTTGCTGCACAAGCAGCCCGATGGCGTTTGGCGGATCGATTTGCAACTGGGCTGGGACATCGACAAGGAAGAAGAGAAGAAACCCGAAAACGTCATCCCACGCCTGAAAGCCATGTTGGGTGAGGATGTTGAGTTCGATCTTGAATGGGTTTCGATCTACACCTTCCAGTGCCGCCGGATGGAGAAGTTTCGCCACGGCCGCGTCCTGTTTGCCGGCGACGCCGCGCACCAAGTGTCCCCCTTTGGCGCACGCGGCGCGAACTCAGGCCTACAAGACACCGACAATCTTGGCTGGAAGCTGAAGCTGGTGATCGATGGCAAGGCGGACGAGACGCTGCTGGACAGCTATGATATCGAACGCATCCACGGTGCAGACGAGAACATTCTGAACTCCTCGCGCTCCACCGATTTCATCACACCGAAATCTGATACGAGCCGCCTTCTGCGCGACGCTGTTTTGGATCTGGCAGAACAATATGAGTTTGCCCGTCCATTGGTGAACTCCGGCCGCCTGTCGGTGCCGTGCACCTATGACGGATCGCCGCTGAATTCAGCCGACGCACTGGATGGCCCGATCAAAACACGACCAGGATCTTCTTGCCCCGACGCACCACTCGGTGACGAGTTCCTGCTGCCCAAGCTGGGTGACCAGTTTGTTCTTCTGACCATCGACGCAGATGCGCCAGATTTCATTGAAGAAGGCGGGGTCAAAGCCACGCGGTTGGCTTTGTCCGTCAAAGATGACAGGACCGGCGCGTTGAAGGAACGTTATCTGGGCAATGCGGAAAGCGCCGTTTACCTTATCCGCCCCGACCAACATGTGGCTGCCCGGCGCCCCAGTTTTGATGAAAACCAATTCCGCGCCGCCATCCGCCGCGCCACGGGCAAGGAGTAA
- a CDS encoding MBL fold metallo-hydrolase, with product MAKAFASQGDMTEKKITFDEIGDGLYAFTAEGDPNSGVIIGDDSVMIVEAQATPRLANKVIECVRSVTDKPISHVVLTHYHAVRVLGASAYGADQIIMGDQARAMVVERGQEDWDSEFQRFPRLFEGHESIPGLTFPTTTFSDDMTVYLGNRRIDLMHLGRAHTSGDIVIHVPDQNVMFTGDIVEDHSACYCGDGHFSDWGDTLDNIASFDVDAIAPGRGGALIGKEAVERAIESTRDFVYSTYAPAAKVAARGGSLKEAWDAVRAECDPKFADYAIYEHCLPFNVARAYDEARGIDTPRIWTAQRDLEMWESLQG from the coding sequence ATGGCTAAGGCTTTTGCGTCCCAAGGGGACATGACCGAGAAAAAGATCACCTTCGATGAAATTGGCGACGGCCTTTATGCCTTTACCGCCGAAGGCGACCCGAACTCGGGCGTTATCATTGGCGATGACAGTGTGATGATCGTCGAAGCTCAGGCCACGCCACGTCTGGCCAATAAGGTAATCGAATGCGTGCGGTCTGTGACAGACAAGCCGATCAGCCACGTGGTGCTGACGCACTATCACGCGGTCCGCGTGTTGGGGGCGTCGGCCTATGGCGCCGATCAGATCATCATGGGCGACCAAGCCCGTGCGATGGTTGTGGAACGCGGTCAGGAAGACTGGGACAGTGAATTCCAACGCTTCCCGCGCCTATTCGAAGGCCACGAGTCGATCCCCGGCTTGACCTTCCCGACCACCACATTCTCGGACGACATGACCGTTTACCTAGGCAACCGACGGATTGACCTGATGCATCTGGGCCGCGCCCACACGTCAGGCGATATCGTGATCCACGTGCCGGACCAGAACGTCATGTTCACTGGCGACATCGTCGAAGATCACTCGGCCTGCTATTGCGGCGACGGTCACTTCTCGGACTGGGGCGATACGCTGGACAACATCGCGTCCTTCGACGTGGACGCCATTGCGCCGGGTCGTGGCGGTGCACTGATCGGCAAGGAAGCCGTCGAACGCGCCATCGAAAGCACCCGCGATTTCGTCTACAGCACCTACGCCCCGGCCGCCAAAGTGGCAGCGCGTGGCGGCTCGTTGAAAGAAGCTTGGGACGCCGTCCGCGCCGAGTGTGACCCGAAATTTGCAGACTACGCGATCTATGAGCATTGCCTGCCGTTCAACGTTGCCCGCGCGTATGACGAGGCCCGCGGCATCGACACCCCTCGCATCTGGACCGCACAGCGCGATCTGGAAATGTGGGAATCCTTGCAAGGTTAA
- a CDS encoding DUF2585 family protein gives MFDRQYLPYWATFFVTTATLVTLLAMGRYFSCPCGYTLLWYAGDDSGQGSQHLFDWYSPSHLIHGFLFYGATFLLMRRFALGWRLLVSTIIEGAWEVAENTEAVINRYREFTVSGEYWGDSVLNSAVDLGAMFVGFWLALRLPIWVSFLIVVGFEVLTTYLIRDGLALNIIMLLMPSEAILEWQSAGG, from the coding sequence ATGTTTGATCGTCAGTATCTGCCCTATTGGGCTACGTTTTTTGTCACTACCGCCACGCTTGTTACGCTGTTGGCGATGGGTCGTTATTTCTCATGCCCCTGCGGATACACTTTGCTTTGGTATGCAGGTGATGACAGCGGGCAGGGGTCGCAACATCTGTTTGACTGGTATTCGCCCAGCCATCTGATCCACGGGTTTCTGTTCTATGGCGCAACTTTTCTGTTGATGCGCCGTTTTGCCCTTGGCTGGCGTCTGTTGGTTTCGACCATCATCGAAGGCGCGTGGGAAGTGGCAGAGAACACCGAAGCTGTCATCAATCGCTATCGCGAATTCACCGTGTCGGGCGAGTATTGGGGTGACAGCGTGCTGAACTCGGCGGTTGACCTTGGCGCGATGTTTGTTGGCTTTTGGCTGGCCTTGCGTTTGCCGATCTGGGTCAGTTTCCTGATCGTCGTCGGTTTTGAGGTTTTGACCACATACCTGATCCGCGACGGGTTGGCCTTGAACATCATCATGCTGCTGATGCCATCCGAGGCAATCCTCGAATGGCAGTCTGCAGGGGGATGA
- the fahA gene encoding fumarylacetoacetase produces the protein MSQLKKSWVDSANSAETPFPLNNLPYGVFSTAGSEPRCGVAIGDMILDVTALEDEYFEYSAEPVFTSGMWNEFMDLGSEVWAEFRSKLNEMLAEGSPYQSEIEEHLVPMADAELLMPFAVSEYTDFYAGRQHAANMGAILRGSPDLPANWLHIPIGYNGRASSVVISGTPIHRPNGQRKAPDAEMPSFGPSMRLDIELEMGAIVGKPSEFGQPITVDEADDMIFGYVLLNDWSARDIQGWEYQPLGPFQGKAFGTSISPWIVTAAALEDFRAPTPEREKELLPYLDGSRDGLYDIELQVLMQPEGGDTASVVGETNYTRMYYSAAEQLCHHAIGGCGMNVGDLLGSGTISGPTKTEYGSLMEMSWAGREPFTLDTGETRTFIEDGDTLTLRGTAKGDGFQIGFGDCVGKILPAVKWPK, from the coding sequence ATGAGCCAATTAAAAAAGTCGTGGGTGGACAGCGCGAACTCCGCCGAGACACCCTTTCCGCTGAACAACCTGCCTTACGGCGTGTTTTCGACCGCCGGGTCAGAGCCGCGCTGCGGTGTGGCCATCGGGGATATGATCCTTGATGTGACTGCTCTGGAAGATGAGTACTTTGAGTACAGCGCAGAGCCTGTTTTCACATCCGGCATGTGGAACGAATTCATGGATTTGGGGTCTGAGGTTTGGGCTGAATTTCGCAGCAAACTGAACGAGATGCTCGCAGAGGGGTCCCCCTACCAGAGTGAAATCGAAGAGCATCTGGTTCCGATGGCAGACGCCGAGCTTCTGATGCCCTTTGCTGTCTCGGAATACACTGACTTCTACGCCGGTCGACAGCACGCCGCCAACATGGGCGCGATCCTGCGCGGCTCGCCCGATCTGCCCGCCAACTGGCTGCACATCCCGATCGGCTATAACGGTCGTGCGTCGTCCGTTGTGATCTCGGGCACGCCGATCCACCGCCCGAACGGTCAGCGCAAAGCGCCCGACGCCGAGATGCCCAGCTTTGGCCCCTCGATGCGTTTGGATATCGAGCTTGAGATGGGGGCCATCGTTGGCAAACCGTCCGAGTTTGGCCAGCCGATCACCGTGGACGAAGCCGATGACATGATCTTTGGCTATGTTCTTCTGAACGACTGGTCTGCCCGTGATATCCAGGGTTGGGAATACCAACCGCTTGGCCCGTTCCAGGGTAAAGCCTTCGGCACCTCAATTTCCCCATGGATCGTGACCGCCGCCGCTCTGGAAGACTTCCGCGCGCCCACACCGGAACGCGAGAAAGAGCTGCTGCCCTATCTGGATGGCTCAAGGGACGGTCTGTACGACATCGAGCTTCAGGTGCTGATGCAGCCCGAAGGCGGCGACACAGCGTCGGTTGTTGGCGAAACCAACTACACCCGCATGTATTATTCGGCTGCTGAGCAGCTGTGCCACCACGCCATTGGTGGCTGCGGGATGAACGTGGGTGATCTTCTCGGCTCCGGCACCATCTCTGGCCCAACCAAAACCGAATATGGTTCACTGATGGAGATGAGCTGGGCGGGCCGAGAGCCCTTCACGCTCGACACTGGCGAGACACGCACATTCATCGAAGACGGCGACACACTGACCCTGCGGGGCACGGCCAAAGGCGATGGCTTCCAGATCGGGTTTGGCGACTGCGTCGGAAAAATCCTGCCCGCCGTTAAGTGGCCCAAATAA
- the maiA gene encoding maleylacetoacetate isomerase, with protein MMTLYGYWRSTAAYRVRIALNLKGISAEHVSVHLVKDGGQQHMADYVAKNPAHLVPSLELEDGIVLTQSLAIIDYLEAVQPDPALLPSDPIARAKVLAAAHVVAMDIHPVNNLRVVAHLADEFGADADAKRQWMCHWMAKGFTALEQMVERDTKFAFGDTPSLADICIVAQYYNARRWGLDLTAYPRLTEIEETCLALPAFAAAKPEAQPDAQS; from the coding sequence ATGATGACGCTGTATGGATATTGGCGGTCCACAGCGGCCTATCGCGTGCGTATCGCGCTAAACCTTAAGGGTATCAGCGCCGAGCATGTGTCTGTTCATCTTGTGAAAGATGGCGGGCAGCAGCACATGGCGGACTATGTCGCCAAAAATCCAGCCCATCTGGTCCCGTCGCTTGAGCTGGAAGATGGGATTGTCCTAACCCAGTCTCTGGCGATCATTGACTACCTTGAGGCGGTGCAGCCGGACCCGGCGCTTTTGCCGTCAGATCCGATTGCCCGCGCCAAGGTTTTGGCTGCCGCGCATGTCGTTGCGATGGACATTCATCCCGTGAACAACTTGCGTGTGGTCGCCCATCTGGCTGATGAATTCGGCGCGGATGCGGACGCCAAGCGCCAATGGATGTGTCACTGGATGGCCAAGGGTTTCACCGCCCTTGAACAGATGGTCGAAAGGGACACGAAATTCGCCTTTGGTGACACGCCGTCTCTGGCGGACATCTGCATTGTTGCGCAGTACTATAACGCACGGCGCTGGGGTCTGGACCTGACCGCATATCCGCGCCTGACCGAAATCGAAGAAACCTGTTTGGCCTTGCCCGCCTTTGCCGCCGCAAAGCCTGAGGCACAGCCGGACGCCCAGAGCTAA